A window of Lodderomyces beijingensis strain CBS 14171 genome assembly, chromosome: 1 contains these coding sequences:
- a CDS encoding 60S ribosomal protein eL14, with protein sequence MSETIVKSPSFRTVHTGRLVLLNNKHLAVVVEIIDNKRVLIDSVDPVVPRQAISLDKVVLTPVVLPGLTRGARTATVAKKWKASNVDAQWAKSGWAKKLASRERRRELTDFERFQVLVLKKQRRYATKKALAKA encoded by the coding sequence ATGTCCGAAACCATTGTCAAATCGCCATCATTCCGTACCGTACACACCGGAAGATTGGTtcttctcaacaacaagcactTGGCCGTTGTTGTCGAAATCATAGATAACAAGAGAGTTTTGATTGACTCTGTCGATCCAGTTGTACCAAGACAAGCTATTTCCTTGGACAAGGTTGTCTTGACCCCGGTTGTTCTTCCAGGCTTGACCAGAGGAGCCAGAACTGCCACCGTTGCAAAGAAATGGAAGGCCTCCAACGTTGATGCCCAATGGGCCAAGTCTGGCTGGGCTAAAAAATTGGCTTctagagaaagaagaagagaattGACTGATTTCGAGAGATTCCAAGTCTTGGTattgaagaagcaaagaagaTACGCCACCAAGAAGGCTTTGGCTAAGGCTTAA